A window of Lytechinus pictus isolate F3 Inbred chromosome 7, Lp3.0, whole genome shotgun sequence contains these coding sequences:
- the LOC129265575 gene encoding pinin-like: MAMSTTSKTLNLLSLNNSQSLYHVNRVSVGDSRRLIVGEQRRISGDQRRHVSDLRRPLSDQRIERRLSGDQRRLSADQRGISGDQRRVSIDALGVRGRGGGLTVQRLSLMERLGAPPAKRPNLGSPFSRLGGRVGPRNRAPSDDEDEDMDYKPLVQSSVVTTLTTVTQKTRQQTIKEVQKDKKSVDRNKRMFGHLLGTLQKFRDESDSKTDKDKRRKEIEKKLEEKAVEEKKAVAEERKLLMKERKDKQAELNRLEQLVELTQEHKDWDVHSGLLSNFIRTRAKPYIFYKPAKWTLGTEKLFKESKQILSAAVEKRKDELAIEIAELEGKPKKEEKKEEDGESTDRRRSGEDRRKSGEERRRSGEERRRRHSNRDEVKGKMDDRDKSHRGDSEKHGSDEKRRDRKRTKHEDEKEAKVSKPKDINEENLHSSKDTEDKPVKETTAETVLDHPEKEEEKEDGEGNDGKMEGKYEEEMKVEDVGDVMKENGQDKESKEGKEEGLQGLADEEWGNVGWGDDDDAVEKPAATDSTAGQVDEGQNDQEQLDYIYDDL; encoded by the exons atggcgatgtcaacaact AGCAAGACTCTGAATCTTCTTTCACTTAATAATTCCCAATCTCTATATCATGTTAACAGGGTGTCTGTTGGAGATTCAAGAAGGCTCATTGTTGGAGAGCAGAGAAGAATATCAGGTGATCAGAGGAGGCATGTAAGTGACTTAAGGAGACCTTTAAGTGATCAAAGGATTGAAAGGAGACTCTCTGGTGACCAGAGAAGGTTATCAGCGGATCAGAGAGGCATATCTGGTGATCAGCGGAGAGTTTCAATAGATGCATTAGGAGTACGGGGTAGAGGCGGAGGATTAACAGTACAGAG gcTTTCACTGATGGAGAGACTTGGGGCACCGCCTGCTAAGAGACCTAACCTGGGAAGTCCATTTAGCAG gctAGGAGGAAGAGTTGGACCAAGGAACCGAGCCCccagtgatgatgaggatgaggacATGGATTATAAG CCTCTTGTTCAATCTTCCGTGGTAACTACCCTAACAACAGTGACACAAAAAACTCGCCAACAGACCATCAAAGAAGTACAGAAAGACAAGAAGAGTGTTGATAG gAATAAGCGAATGTTTGGTCACCTATTAGGCACCCTGCAGAAGTTCAGAGATGAAAGTGATTCGAAGACAGACAAG GataaaagaagaaaggagaTTGAGAAGAAGCTAGAAGAGAAAGCTGTAGAAGAGAAGAAAGCTGTGGCAGAAGAGAGGAAACTATTAATGAAAGAGCGGAAAGATAAACAGGCAGAGCTCAATCGTTTAGAACAGTTGGTTGAACTCACTCAAGAG CACAAGGATTGGGATGTTCACTCTGGCCTTTTGAGTAACTTCATCCGCACAAGGGCAAAACCCTACATCTTCTACAAACCTGCCAAATGGACTCTGGGTACAGAGAAACTTTTCAAAGAATCTAAGCAGATATTAAGTG CTGCTGTTGAGAAGCGTAAAGATGAGCTTGCAATAGAGATTGCTGAGTTAGAAGGGAAACccaagaaagaagagaaaaaagaagaagatggagaatCTACGGACCGGAGAAGGAGCGGAGAGGACAGAAGGAAGAGTGGCGAGGAGAGAAGACGGAGTGGGGAAGAGAGAAGACGTCGTCATAGTAACCGTGATGAGGTAAAGGGTAAGATGGATGATAGGGATAAATCACATAGGGGAGATAGTGAGAAGCATGGAAGTGATGAGAAACGAAGAGACAGGAAGAGGACAAAGCatgaagatgaaaaagaagCTAAGGTCTCCAAACCTAAAGACATTAATGAAGAAAATCTTCACTCTTCCAAAGACACAGAAGATAAACCTGTGAAAGAGACAACTGCCGAAACCGTCCTTGATCACcctgaaaaagaagaagaaaaggaagatggTGAAGGTAACGATGGTAAGATGGAAGGTAAGTATGAAGAAGAGATGAAGGTGGAGGATGTTGGGGACGTCATGAAAGAAAATGGTCAGGATAAAGAAAGTAAAGAGGGAAAGGAGGAAGGATTGCAAGGGCTGGCTGATGAAGAATGGGGTAATGTaggatggggtgatgatgatgatgctgtaGAGAAACCAGCAGCAACTGATAGTACGGCAGGTCAAGTAGACGAGGGTCAGAATGATCAAGAACAGTTGGACTATATTTATGATGACCTGTGA